In Humulus lupulus chromosome 6, drHumLupu1.1, whole genome shotgun sequence, a single genomic region encodes these proteins:
- the LOC133785992 gene encoding receptor-like protein 32: MNYNFLKLSPTLFDNCTQITSLDLSSNNFGGYIPWSSIFNLQQLTYLDLSGNNFVGPIPEICSNSTKNSFSCVSSKDQLVGSPPLNLKSLDLSYNELNGTIPFWLYSLPSLQYLDLSSNKFSGSIQEFQHNSLEYLSLSSNNLQGSFPRSIFQQVNLSFLYLFSSNLSGVVQFDQFSKLKKLQVLYLSNNSLSLLSNSNNNDTLPNTLSYLFLSSCSISEFPYSLRSLENLGVLDLSNNQIEGSVPQWLWNMGKDSLYFLDISHNSLTQIDQIPWKKLVFINLRSNRLQGHLPIPPPKTMYFSISNNTLDGEISHLICNLSLLQVLDLLNNNLSGNIPPCLGNSSLSVLDLHKNKIHGIIPSHFANDSILQVLNLNENQLEGSLPKSLLNCKWLNFLDIGNNKINGSFPWWLESLPNLQVLILRSNRFQGPIGNPKVRHPFQNLRIMDLSGNEFTGHLPQKYFKNFVGMMNATSDYLSYMEAALESFQYYEISSLTIKGYYVELEKIQTMLIVIDFSRNNFTGEIPKLIGKLNSLKGLNFSHNKISGSIPPSLGNLTNLEWLDLSSNKLVGKIPWQLAANLNQLQFLNLSVNQLEGLIPRSRQFDTFTNDSYKKNLGLCGFPISESCNENTTPQFQQEDDEEHVNGFDWKIVLMGFGSGMVIGISVGYMFLSDKIIDGLVKTVKGE, encoded by the coding sequence ATGAATTACAATTTCTTAAAACTTTCTCCCACATTATTTGACAACTGCACACAAATCACTTCCTTAGACCTTTCTAGTAATAATTTTGGTGGTTATATCCCATGGTCATCCATTTTCAATCTACAACAACTAACCTATTTGGATCTTTCAGGGAATAATTTCGTAGGCCCAATTCCAGAAATTTGTAGTAACTCAACAAAAAATTCATTTTCGTGTGTCTCTTCGAAAGATCAATTAGTGGGTTCTCCTCCATTGAATTTAAAATCTCTAGATTTATCTTATAATGAGCTTAATGGGACAATACCATTTTGGTTATATTCCCTTCCATCTTTACAATATTTAGATCTAAGTTCTAACAAATTCAGTGGTAGCATTCAGGAATTCCAACATAATTCTTTGGAGTATCTTTCTTTATCTTCTAATAACTTACAAGGCTCTTTCCCAAGATCAATTTTTCAGCAAGTCAATCTCTCGTTTTTGTATCTTTTCTCAAGTAATTTGAGTGGTGTCGTGCAATTTGATCAATTTTCAAAGTTAAAAAAGCTCCAAGTTCTTTATCTTTCTAATAATAGCTTATCATTACTATCTAACAGTAATAATAATGATACTTTGCCCAATActctttcttatttatttttgtcTTCATGTAGTATAAGTGAGTTCCCGTACTCCTTAAGAAGCTTAGAAAATTTAGGAGTCTTGGATCTCTCCAACAATCAAATTGAAGGCAGTGTTCCCCAATGGCTGTGGAATATGGGTAAGGATTCATTGTATTTCCTAGATATTTCTCACAACTCTTTAACGCAAATAGATCAGATTCCATGGAAGAAACTAGTATTCATTAACCTCCGCTCCAACCGACTTCAAGGTCATCTTCCAATTCCACCACCTAAAACGATGTATTTTTCAATCTCAAACAATACATTGGATGGGGAAATATCACATTTGATTTGCAATCTCAGTTTGCTTCAAGTCCTTGatttgttaaataacaatttgAGTGGGAACATTCCTCCATGCTTGGGAAATTCAAGTCTCTCTGTGCTAGATTTGCACAAAAATAAGATTCATGGCATCATTCCTTCACATTTTGCAAATGACAGCATCCTACAGGTTTTGAATCTCAACGAAAATCAATTGGAAGGGTCCTTACCAAAGTCTTTGCTCAATTGTAAATGGTTGAATTTTTTGGATATTGGAAACAACAAGATAAATGGATCATTTCCCTGGTGGTTGGAATCTCTTCCGAATCTCCAAGTTCTTATCTTGAGATCTAATAGATTTCAAGGTCCAATAGGCAATCCTAAGGTGAGACATCCTTTTCAAAATTTGAGAATTATGGATCTCTCTGGCAATGAATTCACTGGTCATTTGCCCCAAAAGTATTTTAAGAATTTTGTGGGAATGATGAATGCTACTTCAGATTACTTGAGCTACATGGAAGCAGCTTTGGAATCATTTCAATATTATGAAATCAGTTCATTGACAATAAAAGGATATTATGTTGAGTTGGAGAAAATCCAAACCATGCTTATAGTCATTGACTTCTCAAGAAATAACTTCACAGGAGAGATCCCAAAATTGATTGGTAAGCTCAACTCACTCAAAGGGCTCAATTTTTCACATAACAAGATCTCTGGTAGTATTCCACCATCTTTGGGAAATTTGACCAATCTAGAATGGTTAGATCTCTCCTCGAACAAGCTTGTGGGGAAGATTCCATGGCAATTGGCAGCAAATCTAAATCAACTCCAATTTTTAAATCTTTCTGTGAACCAATTGGAGGGGCTTATACCTCGCAGTCGACAATTTGATACATTCACAAACGATTCATACAAAAAGAATTTGGGCTTATGTGGGTTTCCAATTTCAGAATCATGCAACGAGAACACCACACCCCAATTTCAGCAAGAAGACGATGAGGAGCATGTGAATGGATTTGATTGGAAAATTGTGTTAATGGGATTTGGAAGTGGAATGGTTATTGGAATTTCGGTGGGATACATGTTCCTTTCAGATAAAATCATTGATGGGCTTGTCAAAACAGTGAAAGGAGAATAA
- the LOC133785993 gene encoding UPF0481 protein At3g47200-like, whose product MEGSLFPSRPVYPTPSNKPTQPNFPPWKLNPTTAQPPPPPPPPTQSPSPSSFPIDSLLQHLLHLSSSPKTPHTVKPVKPHHFSNTHLRSLKLSVDSTQKQLENGGYEKPTSKLGSLSFSQQRVTVTASSSLYQVPLFSINGGASSILRNTSNPPAVSLILSAQELKLAGIEFKPSGADIAYTSKRFNFKGHLKLPPLTVDEWTKPKLMNLVAYEMCLGDVSSYIVTSYVKLMDFLIDKEEDVKELRASRVLWNHLSCDKDVVDLFNDMGSECFKPPKDYYFDVMEEMENHCQRKCAIWMAQVYQTHFRSPWTMVALSAAIIALLLTAIQTWYAINPNK is encoded by the exons ATGGAGGGTTCCCTCTTCCCCTCAAGACCTGTATATCCCACCCCTTCAAATAAACCAACCCAACCAAACTTCCCGCCATGGAAGCTCAATCCAACAACAGCCCAACctccacctccaccacctcctcctacTCAATCCCCATCTCCATCCTCATTCCCCATTGATTCTCTCCTCCAACACCTTCTACACCTTTCTTCGTCTCCAAAAACTCCTCACACTGTTAAACCTGTGAAGCCACATCATTTCAGCAATACCCATTTGCGTTCTCTTAAACTTTCGGTTGATTCTACTCAGAAACAGCTTGAAAATGGCGGTTACGAAAAACCCACATCG AAACTGGGTTCCTTGAGTTTCTCACAACAAAGG GTCACCGTTACAGCCTCTTCCTCTTTGTACCAAGTTCCCCTTTTCTCTATCAATGGAGGAGCCTCTTCTATTCTGAGAAATACCTCAAACCCACCAGCTGTTTCACTCATTCTCAG TGCACAGGAGCTTAAATTAGCTGGGATAGAGTTTAAGCCAAGTGGTGCTGATATAGCTTATACTAGTAAACGTTTTAACTTCAAAGGGCATCTTAAACTTCCTCCATTAACTGTGGATGAATGGACAAAGCCTAAGTTGATGAATCTTGTCGCCTACGAGATGTGTCTTGGTGATGTTAGTTCTTATATCGTTACTTCATATGTAAAACTTATGGATTTTCTCATTGATAAAGAAGAAGATGTTAAGGAGCTAAGGGCGTCAAGAGTACTTTGGAACCATCTCAGCTGTGATAAAGATGTGGTCGATCTGTTCAATGATATGGGGTCTGAATGCTTTAAGCCACCCAAGGACTATTATTTTGATGTCATGGAAGAAATGGAAAATCATTGCCAGAGAAAGTGTGCGATTTGGATGGCCCAAGTCTATCAGACCCATTTCAGAAGCCCCTGGACTATGGTTGCTCTTTCGGCTGCTATAATAGCTCTTTTGTTGACTGCCATTCAAACATGGTACGCAATCAACCCAAATAAGTAG
- the LOC133783175 gene encoding receptor-like protein 6, whose translation MMGLFSWLYSLIILFFFFFVTSLSSPSPPPLCHPHESSALLHFKNSFTFYNDTWFCMVAYGINNPNNTISWNKNMDCCRWSGVTCDEVTAHVIRLDLTCSGLQGILHSNNTLFSLAHLQSLILSHNFFYDSQISSKFGKFSKMVHLDLSDSGFTGHAPLQLSQLSNLVTLDLSWNDGLKLETSSWKRTIANLTSLRELFLSDVNMSSTSPDSFMNLSTSLTSLDLSRSQLQGKLPENVLSLPNLQQLDLSSNSYLNGSFPQYNWSSPLKVLNLSRSEVMIDLPHLCRKLKYLHILSLWNYNFLKLSPTLLDNCTQITSLDLSFNKFGGYIPWSSILNLQQLTRLYLSGNNFVGPIPQICSNSTKNSFSCVSSKHQLVGSPPLNLKYLDLFMNELNGTIPSWLYSLPSLQYLDLSSNKFSGSIQEFQHNSLVSLSLYSNNLQGSFPRSIFQQVNLSFLYLFSNNLSGVVQFDQFSKLKNLQHLSLSDNSLSLISNSKNNDTLPNTLFDLYLSSCGISEFPYSLRSLENLRDLDLSNNQIEGSVPQWLWNMGKDSLHFLDISHNSLTQIDQIPWNNLEYINLRSNRLQGHLPIPPPYTMYFSISNNTLDGEISHLICNLSLLEVLDLSNNNLSGNIPPCLGNSSLSVLDLHKNKLHGIIPSHFAKGNQLSVLNLNENQLEGSLPKSLFNCKELEFLDIGNNKINGSFPWWLESLPNLQVLILRSNRFQGPIGNPKVRHPFHNLRIMDLSGNEFTDHLPQKYFKNFVGMVNATSDYLRYMKKLSPGGNYYEISSLTIKGYYAELEKIQTMLIVIDFSRNNFTGEIPELLGKLNSLKGLNFSHNKISGSIPPSLGNLTNLEWLDLSSNKLVGKIPWQLAANLNQLQFLNLSVNQLEGLIPRSRQFDTFTNDSYKENLGLCGFPISESCNKNTTPQFQQEDDEEHVNGFYWKIVLMGFRSGMVIGISVGYMFLSDKIIDGLVKTVKGEQ comes from the coding sequence ATGATGGGTCTGTTTTCATGGCTCTACTCTCTCATcattctcttctttttcttctttgttacTTCTTTGTCTTCTCCTTCTCCACCTCCATTGTGCCATCCCCATGAAAGCTCTGCTTTGCTCCACTTTAAGAACTCTTTCACCTTTTATAACGATACATGGTTCTGTATGGTGGCCTATGGGATTAATAATCCTAATAATACAATTTCATGGAACAAAAACATGGATTGCTGCAGATGGAGTGGAGTCACATGTGATGAGGTCACAGCTCATGTCATCCGTCTTGACCTTACATGCAGTGGCCTTCAAGGCATTCTTCACTCCAACAACACTCTTTTCTCTCTTGCTCATCTCCAATCTCTTATTCTctctcacaattttttttatgattccCAAATTTCATCTAAATTTGGTAAGTTTTCAAAAATGGTTCACCTTGACCTTTCTGACTCAGGTTTCACTGGCCATGCCCCTCTCCAATTGTCTCAATTGTCCAACTTGGTTACACTTGACTTGAGTTGGAATGATGGTTTGAAACTAGAGACATCTAGCTGGAAAAGAACTATAGCAAACCTAACAAGTCTCAGAGAATTGTTTCTTAGTGATGTCAATATGTCTTCTACTTCACCTGATTCCTTTATGAATCTGTCAACTTCTTTGACATCTCTTGATCTTAGTAGGAGTCAATTGCAGGGGAAACTTCCAGAAAATGTTCTCAGTTTGCCAAACCTTCAACAACTTGATTTGAGTTCCAACTCATATCTCAATGGTTCTTTTCCACAATATAATTGGAGCAGCCCACTTAAAGTATTGAATCTTTCTCGATCTGAAGTCATGATAGATCTACCTCATCTTTGTAGAAAGTTGAAGTATTTACACATTTTGTCTCTATGGAATTACAATTTCTTAAAACTTTCTCCCACATTGCTTGACAACTGCACACAAATCACTTCCTTAGACCTTTCTTTTAATAAGTTTGGTGGTTATATCCCATGGTCCTCCATTTTAAATCTACAACAATTAACCCGTTTGTATCTTTCAGGGAATAATTTCGTAGGTCCAATTCCACAAATTTGTAGTAACTCAACAAAAAATTCATTTTCGTGTGTCTCTTCAAAACATCAATTAGTGGGTTCTCCTCCATTGAATTTAAAATATCTAGATTTATTTATGAATGAGCTTAATGGGACAATACCATCTTGGTTATATTCCCTTCCATCTTTACAATATTTAGATCTAAGTTCCAACAAATTCAGTGGTAGCATTCAGGAATTCCAACATAATTCTTTGGTATCTCTTTCTTTATATTCTAATAACTTACAAGGCTCTTTCCCAAGATCAATTTTTCAGCAAGTCAATCTCTCGTTTTTGTATCTTTTCTCAAATAACTTGAGTGGTGTTGTGCAATTTGATCAATTTTCAAAGTTAAAAAATCTCCAACATCTTTCTCTTTCTGATAATAGCTTATCATTGATATCTAACAGTAAAAATAATGATACTTTGCCCAATACTCTTTTTGATTTATATTTGTCTTCATGTGGTATAAGTGAGTTCCCGTACTCCTTAAGAAGCTTAGAAAATTTAAGAGACTTGGATCTCTCCAACAATCAAATTGAAGGCAGTGTTCCCCAATGGCTGTGGAATATGGGTAAGGATTCATTGCATTTCCTAGATATTTCTCACAACTCTTTAACGCAAATAGATCAGATTCCATGGAATAATCTAGAATACATTAACCTCCGCTCCAACCGACTTCAAGGTCATCTTCCAATTCCACCACCATATACGATGTATTTTTCAATCTCAAACAATACATTGGATGGGGAAATATCACATCTGATTTGCAATCTCAGTTTGCTTGAAGTCCTTGATTTGTCAAATAACAATTTGAGTGGGAACATTCCTCCATGCTTAGGAAATTCAAGTCTCTCTGTGCTAGATTTGCACAAGAATAAGCTTCATGGCATCATTCCTTCACATTTTGCAAAGGGAAACCAACTATCAGTTTTGAATCTCAACGAAAATCAATTGGAAGGGTCATTACCAAAGTCTTTGTTCAATTGTAAAGAGCTGGAATTTTTAGATATTGGAAACAACAAGATAAATGGATCATTTCCCTGGTGGTTGGAATCTCTTCCGAATCTCCAAGTTCTTATCTTGAGATCTAATAGATTTCAAGGTCCAATAGGCAATCCCAAGGTGAGACATCCCTTTCACAATTTGAGAATTATGGATCTCTCTGGCAATGAATTCACTGATCATTTGCcccaaaaatattttaagaattttgTGGGAATGGTGAATGCTACTTCAGATTACTTGAGATACATGAAAAAACTTTCACCTGGTGGTAACTATTATGAAATCAGCTCATTGACAATAAAAGGATATTATGCTGAGTTGGAGAAAATCCAAACCATGCTTATAGTCATTGACTTCTCAAGAAATAACTTCACAGGAGAGATCCCAGAATTGCTTGGTAAGCTCAACTCACTCAAAGGGCTCAATTTTTCACATAACAAGATCTCTGGTAGTATTCCACCATCTTTGGGAAATCTGACCAATCTGGAATGGTTAGATCTCTCCTCAAACAAGCTTGTGGGGAAGATTCCATGGCAATTGGCAGCAAATCTAAATCAACTCCAATTTTTAAATCTTTCTGTGAACCAATTGGAGGGGCTTATACCTCGCAGTCGACAATTTGATACATTCACAAACGATTCATACAAAGAGAATTTGGGCTTATGTGGGTTTCCAATTTCAGAATCATGCAACAAGAACACCACACCCCAATTTCAGCAAGAAGACGATGAGGAGCATGTGAATGGATTTTATTGGAAAATTGTGTTAATGGGATTTAGAAGTGGAATGGTTATTGGAATTTCGGTGGGATACATGTTCCTTTCAGATAAAATTATTGATGGACTTGTCAAAACAGTGAAAGGAGAACAATAA